The nucleotide sequence CGGGAGCCACTGCCGGTCACGGCGGAGATCGACCGCGTCGTGCCGGTGATCGAGCGGATCACCCGCGAACTCGGGGCCCTGGTTTCGGTGGACACCTACAAGCCCGCGGTCGCGGAAGCGGCTGTCGCGGCCGGTGCGGTCCTGGTCAACGACGTCAGCGGGCTGCGCGATCCGGCGTTGGCCGACGTCTGCGCGAAGACCGGCGCCGCGCTCGTGCTCATGCACACCCGGGCCGCACCGAAACAGCGGCTGCAGGACGCCGGGCTCTACCAGGACGTCACCCAGGACGTCCTCGGCTTCCTGGCCGACCGGATGCGCGCGGCCATGGAGCGAGGCGTGCCCCGCGAGGCGCTGATCCTCGATCCCGGCCCGGACTTCGCCAAGACCCCGAGCCAGACCATCGAGGTCCTCCGGCGCCTGCCCGACCTGCACGCACTCGGCCGGCCACTCCTGATGGCGGTCTCCCGCAAGGACTTCATCGGAGCGCTCACCGGCGGCCGGCCGAACCAGCGGCTGGCGGGAACGCTGGCCGCCATCGGCTACTGCGTGGACGGGGGCGGGCACATCCTGCGCGTGCACGACGTCGGTGCGGTCCGCGAGTACCTGACCGTGCGCGCCGCCCTCCGCGGTGAGCTCGCCGTGGACCCGGGCGTGACCCTCGACGAATCGCTCCGCCACGAACGCCCGAACGCGGGTGCGCCGGCCGAATAGGCCGCGGGTGATTCCGGTCAGCCGTCCTGGGTGGCCCGCACGAGGGTTTCGGTGGCCCACCGGTAGTCCGGTTTGCCGGCGGGGGAGCGTTCGATGCGCGGCACGACGCAGGTCAGCCGGGGGAGCTTGTAGCGGGCGATCAGCGGGGCGAGGTGCGCTTCGAGGTCTTCGCGGCTCACCTCGTCCGCCGCCGGGTCGAGCTGGAGCACCGCCGCGACCTTCTGGCCCCAGCGGGGGTCGGGAATGCCCGCGACCACGGCGTCGGTGATCGAAGGGTGGGACTTGAGGGCGGCTTCGACCTCTTCGGGGTGGATCTTCTCGCCGCCGGAGTTGATGCAGATCGAGCCGCGG is from Amycolatopsis mediterranei and encodes:
- the folP gene encoding dihydropteroate synthase, with product MSAFEVPAAGRTLRLGERPWLMGVVNASPESFSDGAQVGTADAQLAHAARLLAEGADIIDVGGESAITNREPLPVTAEIDRVVPVIERITRELGALVSVDTYKPAVAEAAVAAGAVLVNDVSGLRDPALADVCAKTGAALVLMHTRAAPKQRLQDAGLYQDVTQDVLGFLADRMRAAMERGVPREALILDPGPDFAKTPSQTIEVLRRLPDLHALGRPLLMAVSRKDFIGALTGGRPNQRLAGTLAAIGYCVDGGGHILRVHDVGAVREYLTVRAALRGELAVDPGVTLDESLRHERPNAGAPAE